ATCGAATCGGCCAAAATCGACGGCGCAAGCCATCCTCGCATTTACTGGCAGATTATGATGCCGCTCTGCAAGCCGGCGATTATTACTCTTGGTTTGTTCACGTTTATCGGCAACTGGAACAACTTCTTTGGTCCGCTGATCTTCCTGAACAGCGAGAAGAAATTTACGGTTCCGCTTATTATCTCGTCCTTTAAAGGCGTATACACCGTGGATTGGGGCCTCCTAATGGCAGCTTCAACGGTAGCGATCGTACCGATTATCATCTTGTATCTGCTCACGCAAAAATATTACGTACAGGGCATCGCAATGTCCGGGATGAAAGGATAATTGCCCTGCCTGTAAAAGGAGAGCAGAAAAAGATGAAGGTTGGTATAAAAACGATCAGCGCCGCATGCGCGGCCGCTATTGCGGTGGCGGGCATCGGCTGGTGGACCGCATCGGAGCAGAGCGGGCAGGAGACCCGCTCCATCTCCCGCGATGCTTATTACGACAAGACGCTTGCGGGCATTATCGGGCAAATTGGCGGTGTGTTAACGGGATACGAATTCGTATCCGAAGATCCGCTTCCCGATGAATGGTTCGGCTGGATTCAAGGGCCCTATAGCGGCAACAGCGCTTTTATCCAGCAGCCCCAGAACGACAGGCTGTTCGAGGAACGAGGACAAGCGGTGATCGGGTCCGATGACGATTACCATATCGATTTTTTCAACCAGCATATTCTCGATGTCCACGGGCCGGACGTATCCTATTCGGATATGAAGGCGGAATGGCTGGAGCACGACGTGAGCGATTGGGGAGGCGGCGGAGCGGCCATGGCCAGCATGAAGACGTTGGACCTTCTCCCTCCTCTGACGGGCCTATCGGAGTTCAATGATTTCTACTGGGTGACGGAAGCGTATATCGAGAACGACACTTTGGGAATGAACGCTCCGGGCATGCCCGTGACGGCCGCGGAACTGACGGAGAAGTTCGCGAATATCTCCGGCGAGTATGACGCCGTCCTATGGGCTAAGCTGCAAGGCACGATGTATTCGCTTGCGTATTTCGAACCGGATGCCAGAAAAGCGCTGGATCAGGCTGCTGCGGTTTTGCCCAAGAACAGCTGGCCTTATCAGGTTTATATGAAAGTCAAAGCCTTGCATGAGGAGAATCCCGACGATTGGCGCTGGGCACAAGGCGAGCTGCGCAATTTCAAGCGAATGGTGTACGGCTGGGACAACATTCAGGTTATACCCGATATTAACAACGCCCTTGCCATGCTTGCCATCCTGTACGGCAACAACGATTACACGGAGTCGGCCAAGATTGCTTCGCTTGCGGGTTATGACGCCGATTGCACGGCCTCCTTCGTCATGGGCTTAATGGGGATCGCGAAAGGGATGGACGGCGTTCCTCAAGAGGTGAAGGATGCGATTTATGCGGATGGCCAGGGGATCTATGTCAATGACCCCGAATTTACGCCTCACTTAAACGCCAATTATCCGGAGGAGCAGAAGCTGACCGACATCGCGGCGCTGTATCGGAAGAATACGGAGCGGATGATTGTCTTCAAAGGCGGGAGCGTCGAGGGAGACCGGTATGTTCTTCCCGCAGAAAAGCTTCATGCCGCGAAGGTTGTTCCGGTCCCGAACGCCGATTTCGAGAAAGGCACGCTCGAAGGATGGACGGCCTGGAACGGAACGGATGATCCGTCTCAAATTTATGCGCAGAACAACGGTTCAGCCTTATCGGGGGATTGGATGGGGCGGATCGATGTCAACGAGGAAGTGCCGGAAGGCAAACTCTATGTCAAGCTGAGCGGACTGAAAAAAGGCCAGACCTACCGGGTCAAAGCCTATTTGACAGCCGATGACGGCCTTGAAGCAAGGTTGTTCGCCGATGAATACGGCGGTCCGTACCGGTTTGCATCGGTGAGCAATAGGGTAGGCAAATACGCCGCGCGCACCTTGCTGTTCACGGCGGATCGCCGGGCGGCAATCGTAGGATTGCATGTGCCGGCGGGGAGCAAAGGGAATTTGTCCGCCACCATTGACGACCTGACGGTAGAGCATGTAAACGCGGAAGCTTCCGTATCGGTTGAAGCCGAGGCAGCCAAGCTCACCGGATTCGAAGCCGTAAGCGGAAGTAAGGAAGAAGCATCCGGGGACCGGTACGTTCGTCTGCCGGACGGGGCATCCGGGGAAGCGATATTCCAGGATCTCGAGGTTGAGGACGCGGGAGAGTATGTCTTGATCATCCATTATGCGAATCCTTCCGGCGAGATGCCGGGCATGAAGCTTTCCGTTAACGGAGCGTCCATCGCTACCGCATGGTTCCCGCAGACGGGCGGATCGGCTATCTTCTCCGATAACCGGATGGAGCTTCCCGTTGCGCTGAAGCAAGGAAAGAACAACATCGCATTATCTTCAATCGGACAAGCTCCGTTGATCGATCGGATCGAGATTGCAACGGCTCCGAAAGCCGTGAGCAAATAAATAAAATTAGTGGAGGGAAATGCCATGCAAGACGTCAGCTTCGAACTTAAACATCCAACATTCCAGTTTTACGGACATACCTTTACGCTTTATATCCACACCTTCGAGAACGCGTACGGGCTGGACGCCGACCGCTGCCGCGTGACCCGCGACGAGAATTCCATGACGATTACGGCAGATGGCCTCACTTGGGCAAACGGTCAGGAAAAAGCGGAAGGCAGCGCGGTTATTCACGTCTATAAATCTACCGATGGCCAAAGCGTCCGCTTTCGTGTGCAAGCCAGCGCCGGCAGCAAGAAGCTCCGCAGCGTGAAGCTTCTGCTGGAAGGAATCGCGGACGGCGAGGTTATTAATCTCCGCGAAACGCCTTCCAAAGCCATTGAAGGCTCCGGCCTGCTGCTCCATTATCCGGAAGGCTGGCGCAACTTATATACGCCGCTTGTTGTCATGAAGACATCGGAGGACCGCTTGTTCTATTACCGCTCGCTTGACTCCACCGTTCGCGACAAACGGTTTGCTTTCCTACGAACAGCCAAGGGACTGACGGCAGAGTTAATCTTCGAGGAAGACGCGGTACGGATGCAAAACGAGGTCGTTGTCCCGGAATGGGAAATCGGAGAGTGCCCGTCCTTGGAAGCGATCAGCGCTTTGCATCACCGGGAAACGGAGAAGCATTATGATCTGGAGCCATGGGAGACCAGACAAGACGTGCCCGCATGGGCGCGCGAGATTTCGCTGGTAGCCGCGATTCATATGCAGCATTGGAACGGGTATATCTTCAATGACTACAAGAAAACCGGGGATACGCTGGAATGGCTTGCCGAGCGTATGGATCCCAAACGGATTCTCGCTTATTTGCCAGGGTGGGAAGGCCGTTATTACTGGCAATACGGCGATTTCCGCCCCGATCCGCGTATGGGCGGCGAAGCGGGTTTTGAGGAACTGATGAGCAGAGCCAAGAAGCTTGGCATCCGCGTCATGCCGATGTTCGGGATGAACGTCGTGAATCCGGGTCTCGAGAATTTCGAGCAATGGGGAGCTCCATCCCGCGCGCATACGGCTGGCGGATTCCCGATTACGGGTTCGGTTGACTGGGACGGATCGAGGCATTACGACCATGCTTCCAATGCGTTTCTTAATCCCGGAGCGCCGGGATGGCAGAACCGCCTTGCCGGACAAATCGGCAAGCTGATGGATCGTTACGGCTTTGACGGCGTCTTCCTCGACATATCGGCGGCTTGGATGAATGACCCTTATTACCACTATTATGAAGGCTTCATAGAGCTTTGCCGCAAGATTCGCGAGAACCGGCCGGATTGCCTTATCGCGGGCGAAGGCTGGTACGACGCAGCCGGACTTGGCACGCCGCTTATGCAGTCCGGCCATACGGACGGAGTCATGCATTGGCATGACGAGCCTTATGCTCCATTATTCGAAACGTACAACCGCAGCTTTGGCCATTTATGTCTTGGCGCACCGGGCAAAGGCTCTACCGGCGTGCATGAACATGGATATAATCCGGATTACAGACGCGCGCCAATTCGCAAAGCCATCATTCCGACCGTTACCATAGTGGACGATACGCTGGAGACGGCAGCCGATGAGGTTGAATCCATTATTGCTGACGCCAAAAGCTATGCAGACCAATTCCTGACGATTACGAAATAGAGGAGTCTAAAGCCATGACAATAAAAATCAAACGCAAACCAACAACGCCGGTTCCTAATCTGGCTCCGCTAAGACCAGCAGCCTTAATGAGCTTGCCGCTTGGCGCGATACGCCCGAAAGGCTGGCTGAAGGATCAGCTGCAAATCCAGCTGAACGGCTTTACCGGCAAGCTGCCGGAACATTGGGAGGACCTGAACGCGAACAGCGGATGGCTGGGCGGCAGCGGCGAAAGCTGGGAACGGGGACCTTATTATGTGGACGGACTGCTCCCGCTGGCTTACGCCTTGCAGGATGAAGCCTTAATCGATAAAGCGCAGGCATGGATCGAATGGACGCTTGGCAGCCAGCGCGAAGACGGGCAATTCGGACCATCCACCAATGACGACTGGTGGAGCCGCATGGTCATGGCGAAGGTGCTTACCCAGCATCAGGAAGCAACGGGCGATGAGCGGGTAATCCCGTTTCTGCTGAACTACTTCCGTTATCAAGCCGCGCATATTGACAAGCGGCCGTTAACCGACTGGGCAGAAGCGCGCGGCGCCGAGAACGTGCTCATCCTTCAGTGGCTGTATAACCGGACGGGCGAGGCTTTCTTGCTGGAGCTTGCGGAAAAGACGCAGAAGCAGACCTTAGGCTGGACCGAAATTTTCTCGAACTTTCCGTACTGGCGCTACCAGACCAAGTTTGATCACCGCGTCCATGTCGTGAACGTCCTGATGGCGCTCAAGGAACCCGCGCTCCGCTATTTGCAGACTGGCGATGCCAAGCATAGCGAAGCGCCTTACCGCGGTATTGAGAGTCTCATGAAATATCACGGACAGGTTCACGGTCTTTGCTCGGGGGATGAGTGGCTGGCAGGAACAAGCCCCACGCAAGGCGTTGAATTATGCGCGGTCGTGGAATATATGTTTACGCTGGAACAGCTCGTACGAATTTATGGCGACGGCTACTTTGCCGATATATTGGAAAAGGTGTCCTTTAACGCACTCCCTGCAACAATCTCCGCGGATTGGACGAGCCGGCAGTATGTGCAGCAAGCCAATCAGATCAAGTGCACGCAGGAGCACCGCAATTGGACGGAAAACCGCGATGACGCCAATATGTTCGGGCTGGAACCAAACTTCGGCTGCTGCACGGCCAACATGCATCAAGGCTGGCCGAAGCTTGCCGCGCATCTGTGGATGGCTACGCCTGATGGCGGTCTTGCCGCCATCTCTTACGCTGCATGCGAGGTAACGGCAACCGTGGCTGATGGCGTGGAAGCAACCGTTAAAGTCGCGTCCAGCTATCCGTTCGAAGAAGGCGTTCAACTATCGGTTCAACTGTCCGAACCCGCCGTATTTCCGCTGAAGCTCCGCATTCCTGCATGGTGCAAGGAGCCTGCGGTCATTGTGAACGGAGAGGTTCAGGAGCTGGACGTTCAAGCCGGATTCGCAACCATTGAACGGTTATGGCATTCCGACGACAACGTGATGGTGCTGCTGCCGATGAACGTGCAAGTTGACCGCCGCGGCAATGATGCCGTCAGTTTGTCGAGAGGACCTCTCGTATACGCATTGCCTATCGCCGAACGTTGGTATAAGCGCTATGGCAGCCTGCCATTTGCCGACTGGGAAGTGTTCCCGGATGATAACAGCGCATGGAATTACGGTCTGCTTCTGGATGGTGCCAATGTCGATCAGGCTTTCGAAATCAAGAAAAGTCCGATGACGCGGCAGCCGTTCCTTGCTCAGAATGCCCCGGTAAGATTAATCGGCAAAGGGCGGCGAATTCCGGAGTGGAAGGAAGAGCAGCATTCGGCGGGCGAGCTGCCGTTAAGCCCGGTCAAATCATCCGAGCAGGTGGAGACCATCGAGCTTGTGCCATATGGCAGCGCAAGGCTTCGCATTGCGGAATTCCCGGTCTTATCGGAATAAAATAGCATGATCCTAAGCTCCTGCCGAGCCAATTGGCCGGAGCTTTCGGCAGGTTGATACCTATAAAAGGATGCCACGTTTATCATCCATTAATAAGAAAAGCTGCTGGGGGAGCGCGATCGGGATCCTCCAGCAGTTTTTTTGCATGCGGCAGCCAAGAGACTACCGGTAAGTATGCTTGATAGCGCTGCGGTACAAATGGGGCGTTACCCCTTTATGCCTCTTAAACAGCTGGGAGAAATACGGCGCGCTAAAGCCGCCAATCATTCGACCGATTTCGTTAATGGAATAATCCGTATTCTCAAGCAGCGCGCAAGCTTCGCGAATCCGGCGTCCGGCCACGTAATCGGAAATGGTCATTCCGGTCTGCTGCTTGAATAAGTGCGATATATGGTATGAGGATAAATGAAGCTCCCGGGACAGGGATTCCAGTGAAATCGTCTGACGGTAGTGCGTTTCGATCCAGTCTAGTATTTTCTCGACGTGGCCGGAGTTTTTATCCATAGAGGCATGCGTATCTCCTGATTCAAATACATGCAGTTGAAGATGCTTAATCAGGGATAGAAGAAAAAGCACCCGATCCTCTACGCTTGGCTCGCCTCCGGTAAGAGTTCGCATTTTATCATAGTCCGACAGCAAATTCGCTAAAGTCTTGTCTTCGCAAAACGTAAATACCTGGCGCCTGAGCAAACCGTACATTAATCTTCGCAGAAAAGCTTGCATTTTGGGATATGGCTGCAGGTAGGGATCCAATATGCGGGCATCAAAGGTCAGGTTGGTTCTTATATAGGTAGCGCCTTCCTTTAACGGAACGTCTACTTTATGAAGCTGGTAGGGCTGAAAACAAAACAACATGTTATCCTCAAGCTTATACTGCTGGCTTTCAAGCGTTACCGTGCCGGATCCTTCGTGGATGTACAGCAGCTCAATCCCTTGATGCGCATGCAGCATCAGCCAATTCTCGTTGCGGGTTTCATATCTATGAGTAAAGGAAAAAGCGTTAGCACCAAGATCCATAGGCTGAACAATTGTTGGCATAACGTACCTCCCGGCAGGGCTAAAATCGCAATTTAGCTACATTATAGCACAACTTGCCTTAAGCCTAAGAGATTTATAATGAGGCTATAAACCTTATCGGGAGGGCATCGAAATGTGGAAGAAAGCCATTGAAGATACGCTGCAAGTTACTAGAGCCAATATCGAACGGTTTGGAAGCAAGTTCCCGCATGTTAGCGAAAACAGCAGCGGCCAATACGTACTTATTGAAAATGAAGGCTGGACGGAGGGCTTCTGGCCCGGAATTCTGTGGCTGAGCTATGAGTATTCCGGAGACCGGGCTTACCGGGAAGCAGCCGTACAGACGGTTAATAGTCTTGGTAAGCGGCTCGAGAACAACCTGAGTCTGGATCATCACGACATCGGCTTCTTGTATTCCTTGTCCTCGAAGGCTCAATGGATTTTAGAGAAAGACGAAGCTGCCAAGCAAATAACGATAGATGCCGCCAAAGTACTGATGAAGCGCTGGCGCGAAAATATGAATATTTTGCAGGCCTGGGGACCAAAGGATGATCCTATTAACGGCGGCCGTATTATAATTGACTGTATGATGAACCTGCCGCTGCTGCACTGGGCTTATCTGCAGACCGGGGACAAGTCGTTCAGAGAGGCCGCGGAGCAGCATACGGAGATGAGCCGCCGCTTCCTTGTACGCGGAGACGATTCCTCTTACCATACCTTCTGGTTTAATCCCGAGACCGGCGATTCCAACCGGGGAGGAACCCATCAAGGCTTTAAAGACGGTTCGACCTGGACGCGCGGGCAGGCGTGGGGGATCTACGGCTTTGCGTTAGCTTATCGTTATTTGCGTAAGCCGGAGTATCTGGAGACGGCCAAGCGGCTTGCCATCTATTTTGCAGATCGTATTCCGGAAGATGGCGTAGTGTATTGGGACTTTGACGCGCCTCAAGTGCCTGAGACCAAAAGAGACAGCTCAGCTTCGGCTATCGCGGCATCCGGCATGCTGGAGATTTGCGGCTTCCTGCCCGACAATGATCCCGTGTACAAAAAGCTGATGCAAGCGGTAAACCGCTCCATGGAAGGACTCGTCAGCCATTACTCGACGAATGGAGAGAAAGAAGCGGAAGGCTTCTTGAACCGCGGTTCATATTCCGTACGCACAAATACATCGCCGGACGATTATACGATTTGGGGCGATTATTTCTACCTCGAAGCGCTGATGCGCCTTGATAAAGGCATCCCGGGTTACTGGTACGAACGTTAGACTTAATTAAAATGGCAATAAAGACAAGACAGCAGGGGGCAAAAACGATGGCTGAAGTTAAGAAGGATCGGGAGCAGTGGATAGAGTGGATGCTTCGAATCGGAAGACCGGTACTGGAGGCTTTAGCAGAACGCAAGCTGAAGGAAAGGATGCCGGTTCAAGCGATAACAGATGACCGCAACGAATATACATACCTGGAGGCCGTGGGGCGCTTGCTTACGGGAATGGCTCCCTGGTTCGAACTGACTGGATTATCGGGCGAAGAGGAGGAGCATCGAAGCGGGATGGCGCAATTGGCAAGAGCAGCTATCGATGCGGCAACGGATCCAACTTCGCCGGACTATATGAACTTCGCCAGCGGCTATCAGCCGGTTGTGGATACCGCCTTTTTGTCCCATGCCCTTGTCCGGGCACCGCAAGAACTGCTGAGTAAGCTTGATGACCGAGTAAAGCAAAATGTAGTCAGCTGCTTGAAGGCGACCAGGTCAAGAAAACCGTTCTATAATAATTGGCTGTTATTCGCAGCCATGACCGAAACGGCATTGTACTTGCTCGGCGAGGAATGGGATGCGATGCGTATCGATTATGCCCTCAAGAAGCATCAGGAATGGTATTTGGGCGATGGAGTATATGGGGATGGACCGGAATTTCATGGGGACTATTACAACGGATTCGTCATTCAACCGATGCTGGTCGATATTCTTCGGACGGTAGGACCGGAAATGCCGGAATGGGAGCAATTAACGACTGTTGTCATCCGCCGGGCGGCCCGCCATGCGGCGCAGCAGGAGCGCTTGATCTCTCCGGAAGGCACTTTCCCGCCGATCGGGCGCTCGCTAGCTTACCGGTTTGGTGCATTCCAACTGTTGTCGCAGGCCGTGCTTCAAGGCTGGCTTCCGGAAGACATCGCACCTAACCAGGTTAGGTGTGCGCTGACGGCGGTTATCCGCCGAATGATTGAGATGCCTGGAACCTTTGATGAGGAAGGCTGGCTGCGGATCGGATTCTGTGGCGACCAAGAGGAGATTGGCGAAGGGTACATTTCGACAGGCAGCTTGTATTTATGCTCCGCCGTATTCCTGCCCCTTGGCTTGCAGCCGGATCACCCGTTCTGGCTAGGTGAAGCGGACTGGACTTCCAAGAAAGCATGGTCCGGACAGCCGTTTCCCATAGATAAGGCACTTAAATAATAGATGTTAAAAAAACCCCCGGTTCTCGCAAGCTGCGAAAACCGGGGGTTTTGCTTACCCTTGCTTCAAACGAAGCATCATCGTCCAGAGATCAGGCGTCTCGTAACCGAGTCGCCAGGCGGCAACGCCGGCGAGGTCGTATTTTATCGCCAGGTTAATCCGTGCTTGCACGCTGCTCACGGTCTCTGCCCAGAATACATAGGTGAAGCCGTCCTTCACGTATTTGTATTTGGTCTGGCCAGGTGTAGCAGGATCGGAGACGCCAACGGCATTCGTGTCAGCGATCAGCTTCGGAATGTCGCTCATCAGGACAGCGCGGTTGCTGACGAGATTGCCGGAGCCGTCAAGCTTCCATTCCCGCACATAGAACGGAATGCCCAACATTAGCTTGCTGCGGGGTACGCCGTACGCGAGGAACTGTTGAACGCCTTTTTCCACCCATGGCAGGCTGGCTACGGAACCCGCCGTTGAGCTTCCGCTCCAATGCTCGTCATACGCCATAATCATGATCGTGTCCACCACTTGAGCAAGCGCGGCATGATCGTAGGCGGTCAGATGATCCCAGCTGACATCGCCGCGCGGCAGGTCGATGGAGACCTTCAGCCCTTTGGCATGCGCAGCTTTCGTTAGAGCGGTAACAAAAGCGGTGTATCCAGCCCGGTCCGTGCCGGCAACTTCTTCGAAGTCGATGTTTACTCCGAATACGCCCAAGGTATCAAGCTTTGTTACCAGACTCGAGATGAATTGCTGCTGAGCATTCGAGTTCGCAAGGAAAGCCGTTGTCATCTGTTTATCGAAGTCGTTCGACACAAGCGGCATCACCTGAATGCCCTGCGCCTTCAGCGTAGTTACTATCGACGGATCCGACAGGTCCGTTAATGCACCGCTGCTATCCTTGAGCTCGAACCAAGATGGGGAGTCGATGGATAGACCTTGCGTCTTCGATGTTTGATTCAGAATCGTCTGGCTGTTGGATGAACCATTCCATGCCAGATAGACAAGACTTTTGGTGTTGCTCCACAATTTGCGGCCGTCTGCATTGATGACATAGCTGTTGGAATAGCTTTTCGCATAAGCGACAGCCGATGCGCGGGTAAAGAACGACTTCAATTTGTTATTGCCCTGATAGACCGAGAGATAAGGCACGCTAGTCCACCAGGTTGTTCCGTTATGTTTCACTTCGGAGTTTCCGAAATATTTGGCATATTGCAAAGCAGGCTGCAGAGCGATAAAGGATTTGATCGTTTTACCGCTTTGCTGAACATCGTAAGTCGGCACATTGGAATGCACGATTAGTCCGGATACCTCATTTACAACGGTGCTGTTTGGAATAGCTGCAGCTGCTTTTATCGCATCGTACAGAAAAGCATACGTTTTAGTCCCATCCACCGGTACCTGATCTACTTTAATGGTGTAGACCGGGCTGCCGCTCCGTATTTTTTTCTCCGTAGCATCCGTCATGTTGTCCCAGATCCAGCTATTCGAGCCGAGATCCATAATATGGGCGTTTGTCCAGCGCTTAGCTTCCTGTTTGGCTGCATCGAGGGTCGTATAACCCCAACTCGCATTTGTTTTGTCGCCTTGATAGAGCTGATATTTCGGATAGGATTGATAAATCCAGCCCGGGCTTTCCAGATCCCGGATATGTACGCCTTTCATCTTCTTGGCTGCGGCCATTGCCTCGTTGTACGTGCGGTATTCCCATTTGGTGCTGGAAGTGCCGCCTTGATAGATTTTGTACTTGGGCAGGTTGTCCCACACCCACTCACGGCCCGTAATCGCTTCCACATGACTGTACTCGAAACTCGACGCGTAAGCAATCGCCTGTTTATCGGTAGCAAATTCACGCAATGCACGATCGTTCTGATAGACGCGATACTTGGTCATTGTGCCGGAAACCGGGCTGGCTGCCATGCTGATCGCGGATGTCCCAATGGTTTGGGCAACGAACAGGAGCAGAATTGCCGCCGATAGTTTTTTGAACATGTTTTTTTATCACTCTCCTCTCAAAGTCTACTAATTTAGACGCAATTGGGAGGGATAGGTTGCGATGAATTTCAGCTGGCTTTCAGGTGTAAATAATGGCAAACGTTTTGCAAACCTCGGGAGGGACGGATAAAAGAGGTGGAAAAGAATAACAATAAGGGCATGTAGGGAAAATCTGGATGAGGTGATGGCATGGCACAGCTGTTCGAACGGCTGGACCTGAAGGAGTGGCTAGATGGGGATAGTGTAGAACCGGTGGAGCTGGAAAAGAGCCTCCGGGAAGTGTGGGGCGTCAACCGGTATCTTGGCGGAAATCCGGCTTTGTTTGTTCATTTGGAAAGGCTGATGCGCAAGCTGGCGCCAAGCGAACCGGTACGGGTATTGGATGTGGCCACGGGTCTCGCGGATCTTCCGGTTGCTTTCGTTGACTGGTGCAAAAAAAGAGGAAGGAGCGTCTCGCTTGTCGCCGTGGACAACCATCCGCAAATCGTGCAGCTGGCTACTCGCCGTACGGATGCGCATCCATCCATTGAAGTCTTGCATGCGGACGCAACCGCATTGCCTTTTGCAGACCGCAGCTTTGATCTGGCCTTTTGCAATCTCGCCTTGCATCATCTGGATGAGCAATCGGCCATTAAGCTGTTCGCCGAAATGGCCCGCGTGACCCGCGCAGGCTGGGTAGTCACGGATCTGGAAAGGCATCGACTCGCTTATCTGGCAGCCAAGCTGCTGGCCAAATTCGTATGGAAGAGCCCGGTAACGAGACATGACGGACCGCTGTCGGTCATGCGCTCCTTCACTCCGCAGGAGACGCGGCGGCTGGTTGAGCTTGCTGGCGTAAACGCTGCGGTACATAAACATTTTCCGTTCCGGCTAGCCGTGGTTGGCCATGAATAGCTATGACGTCATAGTTGTAGGTGCCGGGCCCTCCGGCAGCGCATCCGCCAAAATGCTGGCTGCCAGCGGGGTTCGCATATTAATGCTGGATGCGGAAGCCTTCCCGCGGCGCAAGCCTTGCGGCGAGTCTTTGAATCCGGGCGCGGTTGCCGCCCTTGGGAGAATAACGGGGTACTCGCATGTTCAGGAGGCCTTTGATTTCACGTCCAGTCCGATTCAAGGCTGGAAAGTAAGCAGCGGACGAGCTTCGCTAGAAGCCGTATATCCGGAAGGCCATTATGGAGTGGGATGCCGCAGAGAACAGGTCGATCTATGGCTTGCCGAGCAGGCCAGCCGCGCGGGTGCGGTATTCGAACAACGAACGAAAGTGGAGCGCCTGATCTGGGAAGGAGAGCGGGTGGCTGGCGTAATCGCCCGCTCCCCGGAAGGCAAGCCGATGTCCATACGCGCCTCCCTTGTCATTGGAAGTGACGGCCTGCGGTCGGTTGTGGCGAGAAACGCCAAGGTGAACCGGTACGGATCGCTCCGCAAAGCTGCTTTTACGGCGCGTTTGAATGGGGTGCGAGGATTAAATGGCAGGGTCGAGCTGTTTACGGCCGGCGAAGGAAAAGTCATAGGCCTCGCCCCGATTGGCGCCGGGCTGGCGAATATGACCGTTGTGCTTGGCAGCGCCAAGGCGGCTTCATTAGCGGACAAAGACCGTCTCGGCATAGTCCTCCGCGAGGCGAGGGCTGTGCCGGAGCTGACGGAACGGCTGAGGGATGCGGAAATCGAAGACGGCGTGCTGGCATGCGGCCCCTTCGACAGACCGGTTATTCCTCATGACATAGCGGGTATGGTTCTGCTCGGCGATGCGGCGGGTTATTACG
This region of Paenibacillus sp. JDR-2 genomic DNA includes:
- a CDS encoding methyltransferase domain-containing protein, producing the protein MAQLFERLDLKEWLDGDSVEPVELEKSLREVWGVNRYLGGNPALFVHLERLMRKLAPSEPVRVLDVATGLADLPVAFVDWCKKRGRSVSLVAVDNHPQIVQLATRRTDAHPSIEVLHADATALPFADRSFDLAFCNLALHHLDEQSAIKLFAEMARVTRAGWVVTDLERHRLAYLAAKLLAKFVWKSPVTRHDGPLSVMRSFTPQETRRLVELAGVNAAVHKHFPFRLAVVGHE
- a CDS encoding NAD(P)/FAD-dependent oxidoreductase; this translates as MNSYDVIVVGAGPSGSASAKMLAASGVRILMLDAEAFPRRKPCGESLNPGAVAALGRITGYSHVQEAFDFTSSPIQGWKVSSGRASLEAVYPEGHYGVGCRREQVDLWLAEQASRAGAVFEQRTKVERLIWEGERVAGVIARSPEGKPMSIRASLVIGSDGLRSVVARNAKVNRYGSLRKAAFTARLNGVRGLNGRVELFTAGEGKVIGLAPIGAGLANMTVVLGSAKAASLADKDRLGIVLREARAVPELTERLRDAEIEDGVLACGPFDRPVIPHDIAGMVLLGDAAGYYDPLTGQGIYRALRSAELAAPAIVQTLQTRDPDPLRQYRIANLAEFATGTRLQHIIERLTRHPLLWRSALRVIGTSSLLTNKLAEIIGDCPKETNTCIPVMKSP
- a CDS encoding glycosyl hydrolase family 18 protein; protein product: MFKKLSAAILLLFVAQTIGTSAISMAASPVSGTMTKYRVYQNDRALREFATDKQAIAYASSFEYSHVEAITGREWVWDNLPKYKIYQGGTSSTKWEYRTYNEAMAAAKKMKGVHIRDLESPGWIYQSYPKYQLYQGDKTNASWGYTTLDAAKQEAKRWTNAHIMDLGSNSWIWDNMTDATEKKIRSGSPVYTIKVDQVPVDGTKTYAFLYDAIKAAAAIPNSTVVNEVSGLIVHSNVPTYDVQQSGKTIKSFIALQPALQYAKYFGNSEVKHNGTTWWTSVPYLSVYQGNNKLKSFFTRASAVAYAKSYSNSYVINADGRKLWSNTKSLVYLAWNGSSNSQTILNQTSKTQGLSIDSPSWFELKDSSGALTDLSDPSIVTTLKAQGIQVMPLVSNDFDKQMTTAFLANSNAQQQFISSLVTKLDTLGVFGVNIDFEEVAGTDRAGYTAFVTALTKAAHAKGLKVSIDLPRGDVSWDHLTAYDHAALAQVVDTIMIMAYDEHWSGSSTAGSVASLPWVEKGVQQFLAYGVPRSKLMLGIPFYVREWKLDGSGNLVSNRAVLMSDIPKLIADTNAVGVSDPATPGQTKYKYVKDGFTYVFWAETVSSVQARINLAIKYDLAGVAAWRLGYETPDLWTMMLRLKQG
- a CDS encoding DUF2264 domain-containing protein, encoding MAEVKKDREQWIEWMLRIGRPVLEALAERKLKERMPVQAITDDRNEYTYLEAVGRLLTGMAPWFELTGLSGEEEEHRSGMAQLARAAIDAATDPTSPDYMNFASGYQPVVDTAFLSHALVRAPQELLSKLDDRVKQNVVSCLKATRSRKPFYNNWLLFAAMTETALYLLGEEWDAMRIDYALKKHQEWYLGDGVYGDGPEFHGDYYNGFVIQPMLVDILRTVGPEMPEWEQLTTVVIRRAARHAAQQERLISPEGTFPPIGRSLAYRFGAFQLLSQAVLQGWLPEDIAPNQVRCALTAVIRRMIEMPGTFDEEGWLRIGFCGDQEEIGEGYISTGSLYLCSAVFLPLGLQPDHPFWLGEADWTSKKAWSGQPFPIDKALK